The window GGTCCTGGCGATGCGGCACGGGGTGCTGCCGCCCACCCTGCACGTGGACGAGCCCACCCCGCACGTCGACTGGTCGGCGGGGGCGGTGTCCCTGCTGACCGGGGCGGAGCCCTGGCCGGAGACCGGGCAGCCGCGCCGGGCCGGGGTCTCCGCGTTCGGGATCAGCGGCACCAACGCGCACGTCATCATCGAGCAGGCCGCCGAAGCGGACACCGACGACACCCGGCCGGCCGGTACGCCCGCCCCGCCGACCCCCTGGATCGTCTCCGCCCGCTCCGCGCCGGCCCTGGCCGGGCAGGCCCGGCGGCTGCTGGACCACCTGGCCGACCACCCCGACCTGGCCCCGGCCGACGTGGCGTACTCGCTGGTCACCACCCGCGCGGCCCTGCCGCACCGGGCAGCGGTGATCGGCGAGGACCGCGACGCGCTGCTGGCCGGCCTGCGCGCGGTCGCCGAGGAGCGCAACACGTCCGGCGTGGTACGCGGCGTGGCCCGCCCGGCCGGCAAGGTCGCCTTCCTCTTCACCGGCCAGGGCGCCCAGCGCCTGGGCATGGGCGCCGAGCTGTGCCGCCGGTTCCCGGTGTTCGCCGCCGCCTTCGACGAGGTCGCTGGGGAACTGGACCGGCACCTGAGCCGGCCGCTGCGGGAGGTGGTCTTCGCCGATCCCGACTCGCCCGAGGCGGCGCTGCTGGACCGTACCGAGTTCACCCAGCCGGCACTGTTCGCCTACGAGGTCGCCGCCTACCGGCTGGTCACGGCGTGGGGGCTGCGCCCGCAGCACCTGCTCGGCCACTCGGTCGGCGAGCTGGCCGCGGCGCACGTCGCCGGCGTGCTGTCGCTGGTCGACGCCGCGGCCCTGGTGGTCGCCCGGGGTCGGCTGATGCAGCAGCTGCCGCCCGGCGGGGCGATGCTGGCGGTGCGGGCGTCGGAGGCCGACGTGACGCCGCTGCTCGACGAGCGGGTGTCGCTGGCCGCCGTGAACGGCCCCCGGTCGGTGGTGCTCTCCGGCGACGAGGAGGCCGTGCTCGCAGCCGGTGCGCGGCTGGCCGCCGAGGGCCGACGGTCCCGCCGGCTGCGGGTCAGCCACGCCTTCCACTCGGCCCGGATGGACGGCATGCTGGCCGACTTCCGGGTCGTCGCGGAGAAGGTCACCTGGCATCCGCCGACGCTGCCGGTCGTCTCCGACCGCACCGGCGAGCCGCTCACCGCCGCCCAGGCCACCGACCCGGGCTACTGGGTCGACCACGTCCGGGACACCGTCCGCTTCCACGAGGGCGTCGCCACCCTGGCCGCCGCCGGCGTGGGGACCTTCCTGGAGCTCGGCCCCGACGGCGCCCTGACCGCGCTGGCCCGCGAGTGCCTGCCCGACGTCGAGCCGGCGGCCTTCGTGCCGCTCGGCCGCCGGGACCAGCCCGAGCCGGCCAGCCTGCTCGCCGCGCTCGCCGCCGTCGACCTGCGCGGCGCCGGGGTGGACTGGCCGGCCCTCTTCGCCGGCAGCGACGCCATGCGCGTCGAGCTGCCCACCTACGCCTTCCACCACGAGCGGTACTGGCCGGATCCGCCCGCCGTCGACCTCCGTCAGCCCGCCGCGCCGAGCGACGACGAGGAGTTCTGGGCCGCCGTGACCCAGGACCGGCCGGCCGCGCTGGCCGCCGCGCTCGGCCTGGACGCCGACCGGCAGGAGGCGCTCGCCGAACTGCTGCCCGCCCTGGCGTCGTACCGGGACCGGCGGCGCCGCGGCTCCGCCCTGGACGGCCTGCGGTACCGCGCCGACTGGGTCCGCGTCGCCGCGCCCTCCGGCACCGCGACGACCGGCGGATGCCTGGTGGTGGCCGGGACGCGGACCGACGCCACGGGCGTGCTGGCCGCACTGCGCGCCGAGGGACTGGACCCGGTGCTCGTGACCGTGGGCGACGACCCGGACGAGATCGCCCGGGCCGTCGAGCACACCGGGGGCATCCCGTCGGTCGTGGTCTCGCTGCTGGCGGCGGGGGCCACGGGGACGGTCGCGCTGGCCGGGACGGCCGCGCTCGTCCGGGCCCTCGCCGGCGCCGGGGGCAGCGCGCCGGTGTGGACCGTGACCCGGGGCGCGGTGGCCGTCGACGCCGACGATGCCGCGCCCGGCGTCGCCGGCGCGTACCTCTGGGGCCTGGGTCGGGTGCTGGCGTTGGAACAGCCGCGCCTCTGGGGCGGGCTGGTCGACCTGCCCGCGGAGCCGGACGACGCCGCGCTCGCCGCGCTCGCCCGGCTCGTCGCGGCCGGCGGCGACGAGGACCAGCTGGCGGTGCGTTCCGGCGGGGTGTACGCGCGGCGGCTGTCGCGCGCCCCGGCCGGCACCGCCGCCGACGCGGACTGGCGGCCCCGGGGTGCGGTCCTGGTGCACGGGGCCGCGGCGGTGCGCACCCCGCACCTGCTGCGGTGGCTCGCCGACCGTGGCGCCACCCATCTCGTCCTCGCCGGTCCCGGGGCGCCCGCCGGGACGATCGGCCGGGACGTCGCGGTCACCGTCGTCGACGATCTCGACGGGCTGCCCGAGGCGCTGGACCGGCTGGCCGACGCCGGGACCGTGGTCCGCACCGTCCTGCACGTCGCCGACTCCGACGGGGCCGGCGAACCGGTCGCGGCGCTGGACCCGCGCGACCTGGCCGACGCCGTGGCCGCCCGTACCGCCGGGGTGGAGCTGCTCGACCGGGCCTGCGCCGGCCGGCCGATCGACGAGTTCGTGGTCTTCACCTCCACGGCCGCCGTCTGGGGCAGCGGGGGAGCGGCAGTCGCCGCCGCCGCCGGCGCCGGGCTGGAGGCGCTGGCCGCCGGCCGGCGCGCCGCCGGCCGCCCGGCCACCGTCGTCGCGTGGGTGCCCTGGGCCGACGAGGTCACCGACCCGGCACAGCTGCGCCGCCGGGGGGTCCGTCCGCTCCCCGCCGAACTGGCCGTGTCCGCGTTGCAGCAGGCCGTGGGCCGCGGCGACGACCAGCTCGCGGTCGCCGACCTCGACTGGCCGGCGTTCGTGCCGGCCTTCACCGCCGTACGGCCCGCACCGCTGCTGCGCGGCGTGCCCGAGGCGGCGGCAGCCGCGGACCGGGACGCCGGCCCCGGTGGCGAGGTGACCGATCCGGCCCGGGCCTTCCGGGACCGGCTGGCCGGCACCCCGGCCGGCGATCGGCACGGGATCCTGCTGGATCTGGTCCGCGCGCGCGTGGCCACGGTGCTCGGGCACGCTTCGCCCGGGGCGGTCGAGGCCGACCGGGACTTCCTGGAGCTCGGCTTCGACTCGCTGACCGCACTGGAGCTGCGCGACGCGCTGTGCCAGGAGACCGGGGCGGAGCTGTCGGCCACCCTGCTCTTCGACCATCCGACCCCTACGGCGCTCGCCCGCCACCTGCTCGGTCAGCTCGGCGGCGCGGACGCGGCCGGGGACGGCGCGGACGACGCCGGGGGACCCGCTGCGGAGAGTTCCGGCGGCGGACTGCTCGGCGGGCTGTTCAACCAGCCGAAGGCGCGCGAGGATCCCGCCGGGTACGCCGAGCTCCTGGTCAAGCTCGCGCAGTTCCGGCCCAGCTTCAGCGAGCCGGCGCAGCTCACCCGCCCGGCCGGCATCCTGCGGCTGGCCGAGGGCAGCGCCGCGGCGCAGCTGGTGTGCTGCTGCACCATGTCCCTGCTCTCCGGCGCACACGAGTACGCCCGGCTCGCCGCCGGCTTCCGGGGGGTGCGCAACGTCTGGGCCCTGCCCAACCCCGGGTTCGGCGTGGGCGAGGAGCTGCCCGCCGACCTCGACGCCCTGCTGCGGGTGCACGCCGACACGGTGCTGCGCGCCGTCGGCGCCGGCCCGTTCGTGCTGGCCGGTCACTCGGGTGGCGCGATGGTGGCCAACCTGCTCGCCGGCGAGCTGGAACGCCAGGGCCGCTCGCCGGACGCGGTGGTGCTGATGGACACCTACCCGGCGAACAGCGAGGTGCTCGGCGGGTGGGTGCCGCAGCTGCTCGACGGGATGATCGACCGGGAGACCGCGTACACGCCGATGGACGACTGGCGGACGACCGCGTGGGCCGGCTACCTGCCCCTGTTCCTGGACTGGCAGCCGTCCGAGATGGCGGCGCCGACCCTGCTGGTCCGGGCCAGCGAGCCGTTGGGGGAGTGGACGGGCGAGGAGGGCGGCTGGCGGTCCCGCTGGCCCTACCCGCACGAGGTGGCGGACGCGGCCGGTGACCACTTCAGCATGGTCGCCGACCGGGGGCCGGAACTCGCCGGCACGCTCCAGCGGTGGCTGGCCGCGCGGGGCCTGTGACCGTTCCCGCCCCTGGCGTGCCCCTAGCGCCCCCTATCGGCGCACACACATCTATCGAACCGACGTTGCAGGACGGAGCATGACGACGTGGACGAGGCAGTGGTGGTCACGGAGCTGGTCAAGCGGTACCAGCCCAACATGCCACCGGCGGTGGACGGGCTGAGTTTCTCCGTCGCCGCCGGTGAGGTCTTCGGCCTGCTCGGGCCGAACGGGGCGGGCAAGACGACGACGATCGGGGTGCTGACCACTCGGGTGCGGGCCACCTCGGGCCGGGCCCGGGTGTGTGGCGCGGACGTGATCGGCGCGCCCGCTGTCGCGCGGCAGTTGCTGGCGGTCGTACCGCAGCGGGTGAACCTGGACCGGGCGCTGACCGTCCGGCAGAACCTGCTGTTCCACGCGGCGTACCACCGCGTGCCCCGGGCGGAGCGCATCCGGCGGGCGGACGAGCTGCTGGACCAGATGGGGCTCAAGGACTTCGCGAACCACCGTACCGACTTTCTGTCCGGCGGCCTCGCCCAGCGCACGATGATCGCCCGCGCGCTGATGCACTCGCCCCGGGTGCTCTTCCTCGACGAGCCGTCCGCGGGCCTCGACCCGCAGTCCCGGCTCTTCGTGCACGACCGGATCGCCGAGCTGAAGCGGGCCGGAGTGACCGTGGTGGTCACCACGCACGACATGGACGAGGCGGAGAAGCTCTGCGACCGCGTCGGCATCGTCGACCACGGCAAGCTGCTCACCATGGACACCCCGTCCGCGCTGACCCGTACGCTGCCGGGCAGCAGCACCCTGACCCTCGTGGTGACCCCCGGCGCCCCCGCCGAGGAGGTGCGGGCCGCGCTCGACGCGATCCCGGACGTGGAGCAGGTGGAACACTTCAAGGTGGCCGCCCCGGCGCCCGTCGCCGCGCCGGCGTTCCCCGGCATGCCGGCGATGCCGGTGCCCGCGCCGGCCCCCGACGCGCCCGTCGACCCGGACGCCCCGCTCTCCTTCCGGGTCTACACCAGCGGCCAGCCGGCCAACGCCATCCCGATGGCGATGAAGATCCTCGCCGACCTGGGCTGCGAGGTTCGTGACCTGAACATCGGCCAGCCCAGCCTGGAAGATGTCTTCATCCACCTGACCGGAAGGGAACTTCGGTGAGCGTCGCCGCCCCCGCCCCCCCGTCCGCGCCCTCGACGGCCGCGGCGCCGCCGCCGGTGAGCGCGCTGGACCAGTTCGCCACGTTCCGCGCGGTGCTCTCGCGGGACCTGTTCGTCACCGGCCGGGAGCTGGTCGGCTTCCTGCTCCAGGTCTTCATCCAGCCGCTGTTCATGCTGCTGATCTTCGGCAAGGTGCTCAGCGACCTGGGCTACGCCAGCGACGACTTCTCCAACGTGCTGCTGCCCGGCGTCATCGCGCTGAACGCCTTCCTGATCGGGCTGGAGAACACCGCGCTGCCGATGATGATGGACTTCTCCTTCACCCGGGAGATCGAGGACCGCCTCCTGTCGCCCATGGCGATCCCGCTGGTGGCCCTGGAGAAGATCGTCTTCGGCGGCATCCGCGGCCTGATCGCCGGCGTGGTGCTGATCCCGGTCGGCATGCTCATGCTCGGTGTCACCTGGCCCTGGGCTGTCGTGCTCAAGGTGATCGGGGTGTTGGCGATCGGCGCGCTGGTCGGCGCGGCGGTCGGCCTCGCCTTCGGCACGCTGGTGCCGACG is drawn from Micromonospora sp. NBC_01740 and contains these coding sequences:
- a CDS encoding ABC transporter ATP-binding protein, with protein sequence MDEAVVVTELVKRYQPNMPPAVDGLSFSVAAGEVFGLLGPNGAGKTTTIGVLTTRVRATSGRARVCGADVIGAPAVARQLLAVVPQRVNLDRALTVRQNLLFHAAYHRVPRAERIRRADELLDQMGLKDFANHRTDFLSGGLAQRTMIARALMHSPRVLFLDEPSAGLDPQSRLFVHDRIAELKRAGVTVVVTTHDMDEAEKLCDRVGIVDHGKLLTMDTPSALTRTLPGSSTLTLVVTPGAPAEEVRAALDAIPDVEQVEHFKVAAPAPVAAPAFPGMPAMPVPAPAPDAPVDPDAPLSFRVYTSGQPANAIPMAMKILADLGCEVRDLNIGQPSLEDVFIHLTGRELR
- a CDS encoding ABC transporter permease translates to MSVAAPAPPSAPSTAAAPPPVSALDQFATFRAVLSRDLFVTGRELVGFLLQVFIQPLFMLLIFGKVLSDLGYASDDFSNVLLPGVIALNAFLIGLENTALPMMMDFSFTREIEDRLLSPMAIPLVALEKIVFGGIRGLIAGVVLIPVGMLMLGVTWPWAVVLKVIGVLAIGALVGAAVGLAFGTLVPTQHIQIMFTVVMTPIMFTGATQFPLLGLDSLRWYQVICSLNPLTYISEGTRSLVGPPGVESLPLWLCMCVLAGVFVVFSMIGMRGFMRRAMD